Proteins encoded within one genomic window of Brachybacterium muris:
- a CDS encoding heavy-metal-associated domain-containing protein, with translation MSTSTYGLTGLTCGHCVSAVTEEVSAIDGVSDVQVELVTGGTSTLTVTADGEVSKDDLLAAVDEAGDYQLTDAPA, from the coding sequence ATGAGCACTTCCACCTACGGACTGACCGGCCTCACCTGCGGCCATTGCGTGAGCGCGGTGACCGAGGAGGTCTCCGCGATCGACGGCGTCTCCGACGTGCAGGTCGAGCTGGTCACCGGCGGCACCTCCACCCTCACCGTCACGGCGGACGGCGAGGTCTCCAAGGACGACCTGCTGGCCGCGGTGGACGAGGCCGGCGACTACCAGCTCACCGACGCCCCCGCCTGA
- a CDS encoding AIM24 family protein, which translates to MRSNLFDASNQEKQTNDRWTLQSHKMLRCALHPQAPEIISAAGAMVAYQGQMDFSYQGSGGGMKLLKKMATGEGANMMRTRGHGEIFYARQAHEIFLIQLENDALTLNTKNMLAFDSSIQWDIRSLGGAGFMAGGLFNLFLQGQGMVAVTSDGPPMLLDCSRQPTFVDPQAAVCWSANLQPQIKNDFKMGSLIGRGSGESFQLAFHGPGFVVVQPSEGVPVVSAG; encoded by the coding sequence ATGCGCTCGAACCTTTTCGACGCCTCCAATCAGGAGAAGCAGACCAACGACCGGTGGACGCTTCAGTCCCACAAGATGCTGCGCTGCGCCCTGCACCCGCAGGCACCGGAGATCATCTCCGCCGCGGGCGCCATGGTCGCCTACCAGGGGCAGATGGACTTCTCGTACCAGGGCTCCGGCGGCGGCATGAAGCTGCTGAAGAAGATGGCCACGGGCGAGGGCGCCAACATGATGCGCACCCGCGGCCACGGGGAGATCTTCTACGCCCGCCAGGCCCACGAGATCTTCCTGATCCAGCTGGAGAACGACGCCCTCACGCTGAACACCAAGAACATGCTGGCGTTCGACAGCTCCATCCAGTGGGACATCCGCTCCCTCGGCGGTGCAGGCTTCATGGCCGGGGGCCTGTTCAACCTGTTCCTGCAGGGGCAGGGCATGGTCGCGGTCACCTCCGACGGTCCCCCGATGCTGCTGGACTGTTCCCGCCAGCCCACCTTCGTGGACCCGCAGGCGGCGGTGTGCTGGTCGGCGAACCTGCAGCCCCAGATCAAGAACGACTTCAAGATGGGCTCCCTGATCGGCCGCGGCTCCGGCGAGTCCTTCCAGCTGGCCTTCCACGGCCCCGGCTTCGTGGTGGTCCAGCCCT